One window of Quercus robur chromosome 5, dhQueRobu3.1, whole genome shotgun sequence genomic DNA carries:
- the LOC126725743 gene encoding protein TOO MANY MOUTHS-like: protein MALFFSLQNFVVLLVLVLISLCLLPLARPFTVIMSDSSGLVDGPQSGYSINKNGIRTDPLEQEAVYDIMRATGNNWATDIPDVCRSRWHGIECMPDKDNIYHIVSLSFGALSDDTAFPPCDPTRSYISPSITKLPHLRTLLFYRCLSYIPQPIPAFLGKLGSTLQTLVLRENGHVGPIPSELGNLTHLRVLDLHKNNLNGSIPVSLGQVTGLRSLDLSGNRLTGSIPSLNFSVLNILDLSQNLLTGSIPPSLGTCHSLIKIDFNRNRLNGPIPNSISGLTNLMLLDLSYNSLSGPLPSPLRSLTSLQALNLKGNSMGSNPIPSHCFEGLKGLMVLVLSNMNLHGPIPESLGRLTNLRVLYLDNNFLNGSIPSNFQDLKNLSELRLNDNRLTGRVPLGRDMVWRMRSKLRLYNNSGLCYNANSGFEEDLDSWSHPGIGSCDMPKPESARIVRHLSTSGPTTFNVSSDAVFKFSVYVRLLQLTSFVLCTLTLM from the coding sequence ATGGCACTCTTTTTCTCACTTCAAAACTTTGTTGTACTACTAGTGCTAGTACTAATTTCCTTGTGTCTATTGCCACTTGCTAGGCCTTTTACAGTTATAATGTCTGATTCCTCTGGCCTAGTTGATGGGCCTCAAAGTGGATACTCCATTAACAAGAACGGGATCCGAACCGACCCCCTTGAGCAAGAAGCGGTCTACGACATCATGAGGGCCACCGGCAACAATTGGGCCACCGACATCCCCGACGTGTGTCGTAGCCGATGGCACGGTATCGAGTGCATGCCTGACAAGGACAACATCTACCACATTGTCTCACTCTCCTTCGGGGCCTTATCCGACGACACCGCATTCCCACCTTGCGACCCGACCCGATCCTATATTTCACCATCCATCACTAAACTTCCACACCTTAGGACCTTACTCTTTTACCGTTGTTTAAGTTAcattccccaaccaattccagcGTTTTTAGGTAAATTGGGTTCCACACTACAAACTTTAGTACTTAGAGAAAACGGGCATGTGGGTCCCATACCTAGTGAACTAGGCAATCTCACCCATTTAAGGGTTCTTGATCTTCACAAAAACAATCTCAATGGTTCAATCCCAGTCTCCCTAGGCCAAGTCACCGGTTTAAGGTCGTTAGATTTGAGTGGGAACAGACTAACCGGTTCAATTCCTAGTTTAAACTTCTCAGTTCTGAACATTTTAGACCTTAGCCAAAATCTTTTAACTGGTTCAATTCCACCTAGTCTTGGAACCTGCCATTCCTTAATCAAAATTGATTTTAACCGTAATCGTCTAAATGGTCCAATCCCCAACTCAATTAGCGGCCTAACAAACCTTATGCTCCTGGATTTAAGCTATAATAGCCTCTCGGGCCCACTTCCTTCACCACTTAGAAGCTTAACCTCTCTCCAAGCATTGAATCTCAAAGGAAATTCAATGGGGTCCAACCCAATTCCTAGTCATTGTTTTGAGGGTTTGAAAGGTTTAATGGTTTTAGTTTTGTCAAACATGAACTTACATGGTCCAATTCCTGAATCGCTAGGCCGATTAACAAACCTTCGTGTCCTTTATCTTGACAACAATTTCTTAAACGGTTCAATTCCTTCGAACTTCCAAGACTTGAAGAATCTTAGCGAGTTAAGACTAAACGATAATCGACTAACTGGTCGAGTTCCTCTTGGGAGAGACATGGTCTGGAGGATGAGAAGTAAGTTGAGGCTTTACAACAATTCAGGACTTTGTTACAATGCCAATAGTGGTTTTGAAGAAGATTTGGATTCATGGTCTCATCCAGGTATTGGTTCATGTGACATGCCAAAGCCTGAGTCAGCAAGAATAGTAAGGCATCTTTCTACCTCTGGACCAACAACATTTAATGTTTCATCTGATgcagtttttaaattttcagtttaCGTTAGGTTGCTTCAGCTAACTTCATTTGTTCTGTGTACTTTGACTTTAATGTAA